A window of the Natronomonas salina genome harbors these coding sequences:
- a CDS encoding endonuclease NucS domain-containing protein, translated as MPTRTIAGDCIVRFDGSRDRHLRGRVLVVVKPDNTVLVHDADGYQPVAWLTRPEELSLTRDPLWLVAVDGDETLRVEAANDAVAVTDHDVGEAGVPVGDCRCGGPLVRAGGAVVCIECDDRYPLPGGAAVLESTCDCGLPQFRVDRGETFELCLDYDCGSLVEAVRERLGGEWDCPDCDGDLEILQRGGLLAGCEHYPDCETGFAVPDGTVVGECDCGLPRFETGGGERCLDTGCEG; from the coding sequence ATGCCGACGCGAACCATCGCCGGCGACTGCATCGTGCGCTTCGACGGCTCCCGCGACCGCCACCTCCGTGGCCGCGTCCTCGTGGTCGTCAAACCGGACAACACCGTCCTCGTCCACGACGCCGACGGGTACCAGCCCGTCGCCTGGCTCACCCGGCCGGAAGAACTGTCGCTGACCCGCGACCCGCTGTGGCTGGTCGCCGTCGACGGCGACGAGACCCTCCGCGTCGAGGCGGCCAACGACGCGGTGGCCGTGACCGACCACGACGTCGGCGAGGCGGGCGTCCCGGTCGGCGACTGCCGCTGCGGCGGGCCGCTCGTCCGCGCCGGCGGCGCCGTCGTCTGCATCGAGTGCGACGACCGCTACCCACTCCCCGGCGGCGCGGCGGTCCTCGAATCGACCTGCGACTGCGGCCTCCCGCAGTTCCGGGTCGACCGCGGTGAGACGTTCGAGCTCTGTCTCGACTACGACTGCGGGTCGCTGGTCGAGGCCGTCCGCGAGCGGCTCGGCGGCGAGTGGGACTGTCCGGACTGCGACGGCGACCTCGAGATCCTGCAGCGCGGCGGCCTGCTGGCGGGCTGCGAGCACTATCCCGACTGCGAGACCGGCTTCGCCGTCCCCGACGGGACCGTCGTCGGCGAGTGCGACTGCGGCCTCCCGCGGTTCGAGACCGGCGGCGGCGAGCGGTGCCTCGATACCGGGTGCGAGGGGTGA
- the pstA gene encoding phosphate ABC transporter permease PstA produces MAGEPADTPVSIESPSETESVSRFRGLVFEAVCALATVFGIAVVAALLVYVANDAFRPFSADPRWHAVFLATLVAPVLALSGYYAVRDRASGAVAFTSLGVPVVGLLGGGGLLIIFRELIGPQEWLATVVALLVAAGAVELHRRRRSQAALERLLVLLAAPVLSLFGVPALSVHWTFATPLTGTELFTVSLATPELLPSVRELLLLVPVLPVGWILLVATVAVPTGLGFGLAVSRRRDDERGLKEFTAGAALVGVVGAVGAMLAGAAPNAGVLLATAVVVPMAFYLEGVARRGEGLQGLPFPVVVVAGLLAGVAVTNALGFAGPDPWLDWSFLTSATSRTPTRAGIYPALVGSVLIVVVIALTAFPVGVGAAIYLEEYAPNSGRMGRLVDLIEINIGNLAGVPSVVYGLLGLALFVQGIGLRAGIVVVGGLTVGLLILPIVIISAQESIRAVPGSMRQASYGMGATRWQTTKKVVLPEAMPGILTGTILALGRAIGETAPLLMIGVASSVRSTPQGFFDKTGAMPRQIFSWSSEIQPEFRYGVLAAGVVTLLVVLLMNGTAIVLRNRYQRSE; encoded by the coding sequence ATGGCGGGCGAACCCGCCGACACCCCCGTCTCGATCGAGTCGCCGTCGGAGACGGAGTCGGTGAGCCGGTTCCGCGGCCTCGTCTTCGAGGCCGTCTGCGCCCTCGCAACCGTCTTCGGCATCGCCGTGGTCGCCGCGCTGCTGGTGTACGTCGCGAACGACGCCTTCCGGCCGTTCTCGGCGGACCCCCGCTGGCACGCCGTCTTCCTCGCCACGCTCGTGGCCCCGGTCCTGGCGCTGTCCGGCTACTACGCCGTCCGGGACCGGGCGAGCGGCGCGGTCGCGTTCACGAGCCTCGGCGTCCCGGTCGTCGGCCTGCTCGGCGGCGGCGGCCTCCTGATCATCTTCCGGGAACTGATCGGCCCCCAGGAGTGGCTGGCGACCGTCGTCGCCCTCCTGGTCGCTGCCGGCGCCGTGGAACTGCACCGCCGTCGCCGTTCGCAGGCCGCCCTTGAGCGGCTGCTCGTGCTTCTCGCCGCCCCCGTCCTGTCGCTGTTCGGTGTCCCGGCCCTCTCCGTCCACTGGACGTTCGCGACCCCGCTGACCGGCACCGAACTGTTCACCGTCTCGCTGGCGACGCCGGAACTCCTGCCGAGCGTCCGCGAACTCCTGCTGCTCGTGCCCGTGTTGCCGGTGGGGTGGATACTGCTCGTCGCGACCGTCGCGGTCCCGACCGGGCTCGGCTTCGGGCTCGCCGTCTCGCGGCGCCGCGACGACGAACGCGGGCTGAAGGAGTTCACCGCGGGGGCCGCCCTCGTCGGCGTCGTCGGCGCCGTCGGTGCGATGCTGGCCGGCGCTGCGCCGAACGCGGGCGTCCTCCTCGCGACCGCGGTCGTCGTCCCGATGGCCTTCTACCTCGAGGGCGTCGCTCGCCGGGGCGAGGGCCTGCAGGGACTGCCGTTCCCCGTGGTCGTCGTGGCGGGGTTGCTCGCCGGCGTCGCCGTCACGAACGCCCTCGGGTTCGCCGGCCCGGACCCCTGGCTCGACTGGAGCTTCCTGACGAGCGCGACGTCCCGGACGCCCACCAGGGCCGGCATCTACCCGGCGCTGGTGGGGTCGGTGCTCATCGTCGTCGTCATCGCGCTGACGGCGTTCCCGGTCGGGGTCGGCGCCGCCATCTACCTCGAGGAGTACGCGCCGAACTCGGGGCGGATGGGGCGGCTCGTCGACCTCATCGAGATCAACATCGGGAACCTCGCCGGCGTCCCCTCCGTCGTCTACGGGCTGCTGGGGCTGGCGCTGTTCGTCCAGGGGATCGGCCTCCGGGCGGGCATCGTCGTCGTGGGCGGGCTCACGGTCGGGCTGCTCATCCTCCCGATCGTCATCATCTCCGCCCAGGAGTCGATCCGCGCCGTTCCCGGCTCGATGCGGCAGGCCTCCTACGGGATGGGGGCGACGCGCTGGCAGACGACCAAGAAGGTCGTGCTGCCGGAGGCGATGCCCGGCATCCTCACCGGCACCATCCTTGCACTCGGCCGCGCCATCGGCGAGACCGCGCCGCTATTGATGATCGGGGTCGCCTCGAGCGTCCGGTCGACGCCCCAGGGGTTCTTCGACAAGACCGGCGCGATGCCGCGGCAGATCTTCTCGTGGTCCTCCGAGATCCAGCCCGAGTTCCGGTACGGGGTGCTGGCGGCCGGCGTCGTCACGCTGCTGGTCGTGCTGCTGATGAACGGCACGGCGATCGTCCTGCGGAACCGCTACCAGCGGAGCGAGTAA
- the pstC gene encoding phosphate ABC transporter permease subunit PstC produces the protein MGTESNSLQLTGGQRSRSARERLYRWLLFLCAAVSVLVTAGIVAALAVDAVQFFLMVPPIEFYTGTSWVTAREEFGALPLIFGTLAVTVIAALVAIPTGVAAAVYLSEYASERVRAVLKPGLEILAGIPTVVYGYLALVYLTPFLRRFGLDLGTFNILSASIMVGILIIPMVSSLSEDAMSAVPESLRQAGYGLGATKFDVSTVIVIPAATSGIFASFILALSRAIGETMVVVMAMGLRPRMPAVQTGLFGIPYVDPAATVSNSGQTMTSAMVQAVTSDVSAASPTYKSMFALGLTLFAITFCMNYLSNRIADRYREEYE, from the coding sequence ATGGGCACCGAATCGAACTCGTTGCAGCTGACCGGCGGCCAGCGCAGCCGGAGCGCCCGCGAACGGCTCTACCGGTGGCTGCTGTTCCTCTGCGCCGCGGTATCGGTACTCGTCACCGCCGGCATCGTCGCCGCGCTCGCCGTCGACGCCGTCCAGTTCTTCCTGATGGTCCCACCCATCGAGTTCTACACGGGGACGTCGTGGGTCACCGCCAGGGAGGAGTTCGGCGCGCTGCCGCTCATCTTCGGGACGCTCGCGGTGACCGTCATCGCGGCGCTGGTGGCCATCCCGACGGGCGTCGCGGCCGCGGTGTACCTCAGCGAGTACGCCTCCGAGCGGGTCCGCGCCGTCCTCAAGCCCGGCCTGGAGATCCTCGCCGGGATTCCGACGGTCGTCTACGGTTACCTCGCGCTCGTGTACCTCACCCCATTCCTGCGCCGGTTCGGCCTGGACCTGGGGACGTTCAACATCCTGAGCGCCTCCATCATGGTCGGGATCCTCATCATCCCGATGGTCTCGTCGCTCTCCGAGGACGCGATGAGCGCCGTCCCGGAGTCCCTGCGGCAGGCCGGCTACGGCCTCGGCGCGACCAAGTTCGACGTCTCGACCGTCATCGTCATCCCGGCGGCGACGTCCGGCATCTTCGCGTCGTTCATCCTCGCGCTCTCGCGGGCCATCGGGGAGACGATGGTCGTCGTCATGGCGATGGGGCTGCGACCCAGGATGCCGGCCGTCCAGACGGGGCTCTTCGGCATCCCCTACGTCGACCCGGCGGCGACGGTCTCGAACTCCGGGCAGACGATGACCTCGGCGATGGTGCAGGCGGTGACGAGCGACGTCAGCGCCGCCTCGCCGACGTACAAGAGCATGTTCGCGCTCGGACTGACGCTGTTCGCCATCACGTTCTGCATGAACTACCTCAGCAACCGCATCGCGGACCGGTACCGGGAGGAGTACGAATGA
- a CDS encoding alanine racemase, giving the protein MNDYGAYRRAFEGRELPLAFLDRPALERNVELTATRAGSLQVRVASKSVRCRAVLERLLEEPGFEGLLCYTGHEAADLAAAGFDDLLVAYPVVGREELRRVAQAVDEGSEIALMVDDAEHVERAGEVASEVGADVPLCVDLDCSTEHLSVYFGVQRSPLRTPDDVLAVAESIAETPGVHLSGLMGYEAQLAGLPDRNPANSGVENAVIRRLKERSKPRVRERRTAAVEALAAEYGLEFVNGGGTGSVEFTRSDPSVTEVTVGSAFYAPRQFDWYDAFEYEPAAGYAIEVARKPADGVHTCRGGGYVASGPVGEDKAPKPHLPEGATLRDDEGAGEVQTPILYDGSRDLAVGDPVVIRHGKAGELCRFFEELAVVDGDEVVETHPTYRGEGRCYI; this is encoded by the coding sequence ATGAACGACTACGGGGCCTACCGGAGGGCCTTCGAGGGCCGCGAGCTGCCGCTGGCCTTCCTCGACCGGCCGGCGCTGGAGCGGAACGTCGAGCTGACGGCCACCCGCGCCGGCTCGCTGCAGGTCCGCGTCGCCTCGAAGTCCGTCCGCTGCCGGGCCGTCCTCGAGCGACTCCTCGAGGAACCGGGCTTCGAGGGCCTGCTGTGCTACACCGGCCACGAGGCCGCCGACCTCGCGGCGGCGGGGTTCGACGACCTGCTCGTCGCCTACCCGGTCGTCGGCCGCGAGGAGCTCCGCCGGGTCGCTCAGGCCGTCGACGAGGGGAGCGAGATCGCGCTGATGGTCGACGACGCCGAGCACGTCGAACGCGCCGGCGAGGTGGCGAGCGAGGTCGGCGCCGACGTGCCGCTCTGCGTCGACCTCGACTGCTCGACGGAGCACCTGAGCGTCTACTTCGGCGTCCAGCGCTCGCCGCTCCGGACGCCCGACGACGTGCTGGCCGTCGCCGAGTCCATCGCCGAGACGCCCGGCGTCCACCTCTCGGGGCTGATGGGCTACGAGGCCCAGCTCGCCGGCCTGCCGGACCGCAACCCCGCCAACTCGGGCGTCGAGAACGCGGTCATCCGGCGGCTCAAGGAGCGCTCGAAGCCCCGCGTCCGGGAGCGACGGACGGCGGCCGTCGAGGCGCTGGCTGCGGAGTACGGCCTCGAGTTCGTCAACGGCGGCGGCACCGGCAGCGTCGAGTTCACCCGGAGCGACCCCTCGGTGACGGAGGTGACGGTCGGGTCGGCGTTCTACGCCCCGCGGCAGTTCGACTGGTACGACGCCTTCGAGTACGAACCCGCCGCGGGCTACGCCATCGAGGTGGCACGAAAGCCGGCCGACGGCGTCCACACCTGCCGGGGCGGGGGGTACGTCGCCTCCGGCCCCGTCGGCGAGGACAAGGCGCCGAAGCCGCACCTCCCGGAGGGCGCCACATTGCGGGACGACGAGGGCGCCGGCGAGGTCCAGACGCCGATACTGTACGACGGCTCGCGCGACCTCGCCGTCGGCGACCCGGTCGTGATTCGGCACGGAAAGGCCGGCGAGCTCTGTCGCTTCTTCGAGGAACTCGCCGTCGTCGACGGCGACGAAGTGGTCGAGACCCACCCGACATACAGGGGGGAGGGCCGATGCTACATCTGA
- a CDS encoding D-arabinono-1,4-lactone oxidase — protein sequence MLHLTEGTWENWSGSVRARPRSVHYPETEAELRTVVERADGTLRVAGAGHSFPPVAKSDETFVSLERYTGLVDVDREARRVTVRAGTPLSALTAALADHGLMLENMGDIDDQSVAGALSTGTHGTGTDFGVMSTQAAGMRLVTADGETLELEAGDDRFPFAQVSLGSLGVVSTVTLDVAADYRLRERKFPAPVDDVLANLESYRDHRNFEFWWFPHTDTALVKILEETDAPGRPGRRDAVEERLENLAWEGLCRAGYRVRSAAPLLNRFTAATFSESERVGPAREIYPTTRAVRFNETEYGVPRSDAAAVLEDLRGVVEPHDVMFPVEFRDVAADSIPISPAYGRDSAFVAVHAYHRRDQEGLLRDAEAVFDRHDGRPHWGKHHTKTASDFEALYPRWGEFCEVREELDPEGLFLNDHLRDVFEG from the coding sequence ATGCTACATCTGACCGAGGGCACCTGGGAGAACTGGTCGGGCAGCGTCCGGGCCCGGCCGCGGAGCGTCCACTACCCGGAGACCGAGGCGGAACTCCGGACCGTCGTCGAGCGGGCCGACGGCACGCTCCGGGTCGCGGGGGCCGGCCACTCCTTCCCGCCCGTCGCGAAGTCCGACGAGACGTTCGTCTCGCTGGAGCGGTACACCGGACTCGTCGACGTCGACCGCGAGGCCCGGCGGGTGACCGTCCGCGCGGGCACGCCGCTCTCGGCGCTGACCGCCGCGCTCGCGGACCACGGCCTGATGCTGGAGAACATGGGCGACATCGACGACCAGTCGGTCGCCGGCGCGCTCTCGACCGGCACCCACGGCACCGGGACGGACTTCGGCGTCATGTCGACGCAGGCCGCCGGGATGCGGCTCGTCACGGCCGACGGCGAGACGCTGGAACTCGAGGCCGGCGACGACCGCTTCCCGTTCGCGCAGGTCTCGCTCGGATCGCTCGGTGTCGTCAGCACCGTCACCCTCGACGTCGCCGCCGACTACCGCCTCCGCGAGCGGAAGTTCCCCGCGCCCGTCGACGACGTGCTGGCGAACCTCGAGAGCTACCGCGACCACCGCAACTTCGAGTTCTGGTGGTTCCCGCACACCGACACCGCGCTCGTGAAGATCCTCGAGGAGACCGACGCCCCCGGCCGCCCGGGCCGCCGCGACGCCGTCGAGGAGCGACTCGAGAACCTCGCCTGGGAGGGGCTCTGCCGCGCGGGATACCGGGTCCGGTCGGCCGCCCCTCTCCTCAACCGCTTCACCGCCGCCACGTTCTCCGAGTCCGAGCGCGTCGGCCCGGCCCGCGAGATCTACCCGACGACCCGCGCCGTCCGATTTAACGAGACGGAGTACGGCGTCCCGCGTTCGGACGCCGCGGCGGTCCTCGAGGACCTTCGCGGCGTCGTCGAGCCCCACGACGTCATGTTCCCGGTGGAGTTCCGGGACGTGGCGGCGGACTCCATTCCGATCTCCCCCGCCTACGGTCGCGACTCCGCGTTCGTCGCCGTCCACGCCTACCACCGCCGGGACCAGGAGGGACTGCTCCGGGACGCCGAGGCGGTCTTCGACCGCCACGACGGCCGGCCCCACTGGGGGAAGCACCACACGAAGACCGCCTCGGACTTCGAGGCGCTCTACCCCCGCTGGGGCGAGTTCTGCGAGGTCCGCGAGGAGCTGGACCCCGAGGGACTGTTCCTCAACGACCACCTGCGGGACGTCTTCGAGGGCTGA
- a CDS encoding phosphate signaling complex PhoU family protein codes for MSSSIDGPSERKVQLTGGSTYTVSLPKEWADDNGVAVGTRLYLYPHRDRSLVVRPVDDGDNLGRKRIDAYGVDEAALWDRVTAAYLAGNDAIEIRANGGIEPVHRRVARRASTQLAGLEVLEESDSHVELYDVLETEQVSLSDAVEQCLTVTLSMHEEAVETVVEADADRASLVRDVDDDVDRLFALVARNFRRSLADIEELHRLGVSREAAFASYMCARQLERVGDHAERIAAVAGRLSAPPAEDLAERITDLGGRTRAVVDGTVGGVLEEDGTRIERARSQADALDADLEALDRDLYEERADEDAYLLSDVHDALVRTAAHGRNVAELAQRR; via the coding sequence ATGAGCTCCTCTATTGACGGCCCCAGCGAGCGGAAGGTCCAGCTGACCGGCGGCTCGACGTACACCGTCTCGCTGCCGAAGGAGTGGGCCGACGACAACGGCGTCGCCGTCGGGACGCGGCTCTACCTCTACCCCCACCGCGACCGGTCGCTGGTCGTCCGCCCGGTCGACGACGGCGACAACCTGGGCCGGAAGCGCATCGACGCCTACGGCGTCGACGAGGCGGCGCTGTGGGACCGCGTCACGGCGGCGTACCTCGCCGGCAACGACGCCATCGAGATCCGGGCGAACGGCGGCATCGAGCCGGTCCACCGGCGGGTCGCCCGCCGCGCGAGCACCCAGCTGGCCGGCCTCGAGGTCCTCGAGGAGAGCGACAGCCACGTCGAGCTCTACGACGTCCTCGAGACCGAGCAGGTGTCGCTGTCGGACGCCGTCGAGCAGTGCCTCACCGTGACGCTGTCGATGCACGAGGAGGCCGTCGAGACCGTCGTCGAGGCCGACGCCGACCGCGCGTCGCTGGTCCGGGACGTCGACGACGACGTCGACCGGCTGTTCGCGCTCGTGGCCCGCAACTTCCGGCGGTCGCTGGCCGACATCGAGGAGCTGCACCGCCTCGGCGTCAGCCGCGAGGCCGCCTTCGCCTCCTACATGTGCGCCCGGCAGCTCGAGCGGGTCGGCGACCACGCCGAGCGCATCGCCGCGGTGGCCGGGCGGCTCTCGGCGCCACCCGCCGAGGACCTGGCCGAACGGATCACCGATCTCGGCGGTCGCACCCGGGCGGTCGTCGACGGCACGGTCGGCGGCGTCCTCGAGGAGGACGGGACCCGGATCGAGCGCGCGCGCAGCCAGGCCGACGCGCTCGACGCGGACCTCGAGGCCCTCGACCGCGACCTCTACGAGGAGCGCGCCGACGAGGACGCCTACCTCCTCTCGGACGTCCACGACGCTCTCGTGCGGACGGCCGCCCACGGGCGGAACGTCGCCGAGCTCGCGCAGCGTCGCTGA
- the phoU gene encoding phosphate signaling complex protein PhoU, translating to MPRESYQRRLAALRDRVVEMADLVVQRLRLALETLESGDRRLAREVVEGDHEINELYLDLESECIDLFALEQPVAGDLRFVAASFKIITDLERIGDLATNLAAYAAEVGGGVYAEVDVRRIGALTAEMVEDAIDAFDRGDAAACFEIDRRDDEVDTHCEQAGEVVVRDLITREHGDLSESRVEAIMDEVSLVLLMIRDLERVGDHAVNIAARTLYMEENDDELLY from the coding sequence ATGCCCCGGGAATCCTACCAGCGCCGGCTGGCCGCGCTCCGCGACCGCGTCGTCGAGATGGCCGACCTGGTCGTCCAGCGGCTACGGCTGGCCCTCGAGACCCTCGAGTCCGGCGACAGGCGGCTGGCCCGCGAGGTCGTCGAGGGCGACCACGAGATCAACGAGCTGTACCTCGACCTCGAGTCCGAGTGCATCGACCTGTTCGCCCTCGAGCAGCCCGTCGCCGGCGACCTCCGCTTCGTCGCCGCGTCGTTCAAGATCATCACCGACCTCGAGCGGATCGGCGACCTCGCGACCAACCTCGCGGCCTACGCCGCCGAGGTCGGCGGCGGCGTCTACGCGGAGGTGGACGTCCGCCGGATCGGCGCGCTGACGGCCGAGATGGTCGAGGACGCTATCGACGCGTTCGACCGCGGCGACGCCGCCGCCTGCTTCGAGATCGACCGCCGGGACGACGAGGTCGACACGCACTGCGAACAGGCCGGCGAGGTCGTCGTCCGGGACCTCATCACGCGGGAGCACGGCGACCTCTCCGAGTCGCGGGTGGAGGCCATCATGGACGAGGTGTCGCTCGTGTTGCTGATGATCCGTGACCTCGAGCGGGTCGGCGACCACGCCGTGAACATCGCCGCGCGGACGCTCTACATGGAGGAGAACGACGATGAGCTCCTCTATTGA
- the nucS gene encoding endonuclease NucS yields the protein MNDGGDGYGGSAAERERVLSDPDPDTATEFLAGAVDVGDLVTVFGRCTVDYDGRAASELGPGDRLLVVKPDGTTLVHAEAGQQPVNWMPPPADVDVGGEASSDGGGSLVIESRRSAPEESLVVRFSAVVHAAAFPVGEAESDTPEVVGTEADLKERVLAEPDLVEPGFAPLATERETPAGAVDVYGEDREGRTVVLELKRRRVGPDAVGQLHRYVEALERDLHADAEVRGVLVAPSVTERAEALLAEKGLEFVSLTPQGDS from the coding sequence GTGAACGACGGCGGCGATGGGTACGGCGGTTCGGCGGCCGAACGAGAGCGCGTGCTCTCGGATCCGGACCCCGACACCGCGACCGAGTTCCTCGCAGGGGCGGTCGACGTCGGCGACCTCGTGACCGTCTTCGGCCGGTGTACGGTCGACTACGACGGGCGGGCGGCGTCCGAACTCGGCCCCGGCGACCGCCTCCTCGTGGTCAAGCCCGACGGGACGACGCTCGTCCACGCGGAGGCGGGCCAGCAGCCGGTGAACTGGATGCCGCCGCCGGCCGACGTCGACGTCGGCGGGGAAGCGTCGTCGGACGGTGGCGGCTCGCTCGTTATCGAGAGCCGGCGGAGCGCCCCCGAGGAGTCGCTGGTGGTCCGGTTCTCGGCGGTCGTCCACGCCGCGGCCTTCCCCGTCGGCGAGGCGGAGAGCGACACCCCGGAGGTCGTCGGCACCGAGGCCGACCTCAAGGAGCGCGTCCTCGCCGAACCCGACCTGGTGGAGCCGGGCTTCGCGCCGCTGGCCACCGAGCGAGAGACGCCCGCCGGCGCCGTCGACGTCTACGGCGAGGACCGCGAGGGCCGGACGGTGGTCCTCGAGCTGAAGCGACGCCGCGTCGGCCCGGACGCCGTCGGCCAGCTCCACCGCTACGTCGAGGCCCTGGAGCGGGACCTCCACGCCGACGCCGAGGTCCGGGGGGTGCTCGTCGCGCCCTCAGTGACCGAGCGCGCCGAGGCGCTGCTCGCGGAGAAGGGTCTCGAGTTCGTCTCGCTCACCCCCCAAGGCGACTCGTAG
- a CDS encoding low molecular weight phosphatase family protein, whose amino-acid sequence MTESDPTTVAFVCVQNAGRSQMAYAFARRELDAGGLEGDVSLVTGGTRPADEVHPEVVAAMEEIGIDVSDRTPREVTVEELRRSDLVVTMGCSADDVCPAGWGGENRDWDLDDPDGRPPAAVAAIRDEIRRRVAQLFDELA is encoded by the coding sequence GTGACCGAGAGCGACCCCACGACGGTGGCGTTCGTCTGCGTCCAGAACGCCGGCCGGTCGCAAATGGCGTACGCCTTCGCGCGGCGGGAACTCGACGCGGGGGGCCTCGAGGGCGACGTCTCGCTGGTGACCGGCGGGACGCGGCCGGCCGACGAGGTGCACCCGGAGGTTGTCGCGGCGATGGAAGAGATCGGGATCGACGTCTCCGACCGCACCCCGAGGGAGGTGACCGTCGAGGAACTCCGGCGCAGCGACCTGGTGGTCACGATGGGCTGTTCGGCGGACGACGTCTGCCCGGCCGGGTGGGGCGGGGAGAACCGCGACTGGGATCTGGACGACCCGGACGGACGTCCCCCCGCGGCGGTCGCCGCGATACGGGACGAGATTCGACGACGGGTCGCCCAGCTGTTCGACGAGCTCGCCTGA
- a CDS encoding PstS family phosphate ABC transporter substrate-binding protein, translating into MVSEPETDGSRVESSSRRAFIAGGAALGGALVAGCTETGGNDDGNNSTGGDGNGGSGDLSGEIVITGSSTVFPVSDAMAEEFMKQHSGVDIPVDSTGTGGGFENHFCPGNSDINGASRPIKDSELEQCQSNDVEPVEFQVASDALTVAVNNDADWVDCMTFDELSQIWREDGAQQWSDVRDDWPDEDIELFGPASTSGTYDWFNENVVGEDHGHTAQHEPTEEDNLIVQGIRDSPYAMGYFGFAYYQSNSDQVKAVEVKTEESGSCTPPSLENAKDGSYPLARPLFIYPNESAVQQKHVYEFLKFYFQKAETDMVSDIGYVPSSTDLRDENLGKLDELAGN; encoded by the coding sequence ATGGTTTCCGAACCAGAGACCGACGGAAGCAGGGTGGAATCGAGTTCGCGACGCGCGTTCATCGCCGGCGGCGCCGCACTCGGCGGGGCGCTGGTCGCCGGCTGCACGGAGACTGGCGGGAACGACGACGGCAACAACAGCACGGGCGGCGACGGGAACGGCGGCTCCGGCGACCTCTCCGGGGAGATCGTCATCACCGGGAGCAGTACGGTGTTCCCCGTCTCCGACGCGATGGCCGAGGAGTTCATGAAGCAGCACTCCGGGGTGGACATCCCGGTCGACTCGACCGGCACCGGCGGCGGGTTCGAGAACCACTTCTGCCCGGGGAACTCCGACATCAACGGCGCCTCCCGGCCCATCAAGGACTCGGAACTGGAGCAGTGCCAGTCGAACGACGTCGAACCGGTCGAGTTCCAGGTCGCCAGCGACGCGCTGACGGTGGCCGTCAACAACGACGCCGACTGGGTCGACTGCATGACCTTCGACGAGCTGTCCCAGATCTGGCGGGAGGACGGCGCCCAGCAGTGGTCCGACGTCCGCGACGACTGGCCCGACGAGGACATCGAGCTGTTCGGCCCGGCCTCCACCTCGGGGACGTACGACTGGTTCAACGAGAACGTCGTCGGCGAGGACCACGGCCACACGGCCCAGCACGAGCCGACCGAGGAGGACAACCTCATCGTCCAGGGCATCCGCGACAGCCCGTACGCGATGGGCTACTTCGGATTCGCGTACTACCAGTCGAACTCCGACCAGGTGAAGGCCGTCGAGGTCAAGACCGAGGAGAGCGGCAGTTGCACGCCGCCCAGCCTCGAGAACGCGAAGGACGGCTCCTACCCGCTGGCCCGCCCGCTGTTCATCTACCCCAACGAGTCGGCCGTCCAGCAGAAGCACGTCTACGAGTTCCTGAAGTTCTACTTCCAGAAGGCCGAGACGGACATGGTCTCCGACATCGGCTACGTCCCCTCCAGCACCGACCTCCGGGACGAGAACCTCGGCAAGCTCGACGAGCTCGCGGGTAACTGA